One Pseudanabaena sp. FACHB-2040 DNA window includes the following coding sequences:
- a CDS encoding alkaline phosphatase: MSNHATPGNTSDNSATQNNSVIFIHPDGTTPSHYALARYETAGPDGRINWDRMKSAGSYLSHIKDQLTATSNAGAVVHAYGTKPQADSYGLDEEGNPIVSLSAQQGLTDEGKTIMEEAIAAGKATAVINSGFIAEPGTGVFLADVANRGETEEITAEIVESGVDIILGGGETDYLPEGTIGFFGEEGTRSDGRNLIEEAQEMGYTVVYTREQLQSLPEGTSKVLGIFAAEDTYNDTTEEANAAERLENYGQPGNLNPPTVAEMLAAALPILNQDPDGFFVVLEEEGTDNFGNNNNGRGVLEAAIRADKAIGVAQDFIDNERPNTLLITTADSNAGGLQAIEVDVRAGGTVGTTPVNPTLPNRSDAVQVPLDGEDGRTTEPFITGPDENGYRFPYGIGYAGLPDFGSDVVSKTYGLNADLLPSTHDNTEIYRLMYQTLFDEVLPSPIPVPEITPATPATKDTGNVIFIHPDGTTPAYFTLARLEKVGPDGRLNWDMMSDAGVYINSLEDQITATSNAGAVVHAMGTKPQADSYGLDENGEPVISRSGKQGLTIMEEAIAAGKATAVINSGFIAEPGTGVFLADVENRGQTEAITAEILESGVDIILGGGETDYLPEGTTGFFGEEGTRTDGRNLIEEAQEMGYTVVYTREQLQDLPEGATKVLGIFAAEDTYNDTTEEANAEAGLDNYGQPGNENPPTVAEMLAAALPILNQDPDGFMVVLEEEGTDNFGNNNNGRGLIEATQRADDAIGVAMGFINNEDPNTLLVTSADSNAGGPQVYDVDEADEPVGFVETNPTLPNRSDAIDVPLDGQEGRNTEPFVAAAAANGNEYPFGIAYATLNDVPDGVLTKTYGLNAGDLPSSHENTYIYELMYRTLFGQNALPTLIEGTPQAETLLGGPDRDLIRGNEGDDTIAGSVNDDFLYGEEGDDLIRGDLNTVQAGGNAGGDDFISGGLGNDSLYGQGGDDQIYGGEGDDLLFGDAGDDLLFGGPGQDLLFGGEGRDRFALASGEDGDVDMFSDFRIGEDFIVMMEGVGFEQLAFSQSGGSTVISANDRMLAMVRGINSDDLIVAAESTFVSMA; encoded by the coding sequence ATGTCAAACCACGCCACGCCAGGTAATACGTCAGACAACAGCGCCACACAAAACAACAGCGTCATTTTTATTCACCCTGATGGCACAACGCCGTCTCATTACGCTCTGGCTCGTTACGAGACGGCAGGGCCGGACGGCCGCATCAATTGGGACAGAATGAAGAGTGCTGGCTCCTACTTGTCGCATATTAAAGACCAGCTCACAGCAACCTCAAACGCAGGAGCAGTGGTTCATGCTTATGGGACAAAACCGCAGGCAGATTCCTATGGACTAGATGAAGAAGGCAACCCAATTGTCTCCCTTTCGGCACAACAGGGCTTGACCGATGAGGGAAAGACCATCATGGAAGAGGCGATCGCCGCAGGCAAAGCGACCGCTGTGATTAACTCGGGTTTTATTGCTGAACCTGGTACGGGCGTGTTTCTCGCTGATGTAGCAAATCGCGGTGAAACGGAAGAAATTACCGCAGAAATTGTTGAATCTGGTGTCGACATTATCCTGGGCGGTGGCGAAACTGATTATTTGCCCGAAGGCACCATCGGCTTTTTTGGCGAAGAGGGTACCCGCAGCGACGGGCGCAACTTGATCGAGGAAGCTCAAGAGATGGGCTACACCGTGGTCTATACTCGTGAGCAATTGCAGAGTCTGCCCGAGGGCACCAGCAAGGTATTGGGTATCTTTGCGGCGGAAGACACCTACAACGACACCACCGAGGAAGCTAACGCTGCTGAGCGGTTAGAGAACTACGGGCAACCGGGGAATCTCAACCCGCCCACTGTCGCTGAAATGCTGGCAGCCGCCCTGCCTATTCTCAATCAAGACCCAGACGGATTCTTTGTTGTGCTGGAAGAAGAGGGCACAGATAACTTCGGCAACAACAACAATGGTCGGGGTGTCTTGGAAGCCGCTATCCGGGCAGATAAAGCGATCGGTGTTGCTCAAGATTTCATTGACAATGAACGGCCAAACACTCTTTTAATTACCACTGCAGACAGTAATGCTGGTGGATTGCAAGCCATCGAGGTGGATGTGAGAGCGGGCGGCACTGTGGGCACCACTCCTGTTAACCCCACTCTGCCCAATCGCTCTGATGCGGTTCAAGTGCCCCTCGACGGTGAGGATGGCCGCACGACCGAACCTTTTATTACAGGTCCTGACGAGAACGGCTATCGCTTTCCTTACGGCATCGGCTACGCGGGGCTGCCTGACTTTGGCTCTGACGTGGTCAGCAAAACCTACGGTTTGAACGCGGACTTGTTGCCTAGCACCCACGACAACACCGAGATTTATCGGCTGATGTATCAAACGCTGTTTGATGAGGTGCTCCCGTCTCCGATTCCGGTTCCAGAAATCACTCCTGCGACTCCTGCCACCAAGGACACAGGCAACGTCATCTTCATTCACCCGGATGGCACTACCCCCGCTTACTTTACCCTTGCCCGCTTAGAGAAAGTAGGTCCGGATGGTCGTCTCAATTGGGACATGATGTCTGATGCGGGCGTTTATATCAACAGCCTCGAAGACCAGATCACTGCCACCTCCAATGCCGGGGCAGTAGTTCACGCGATGGGCACCAAACCCCAAGCTGATTCCTATGGCTTGGATGAAAATGGTGAACCTGTAATTTCACGCTCTGGGAAGCAGGGCCTCACCATTATGGAAGAGGCAATCGCCGCTGGTAAGGCGACCGCTGTGATCAACTCTGGCTTTATTGCAGAACCCGGTACGGGCGTGTTTCTTGCTGACGTTGAAAATCGCGGCCAGACAGAAGCGATTACGGCTGAAATTCTGGAATCTGGGGTTGACATTATTTTAGGCGGTGGCGAAACCGACTACTTGCCTGAAGGCACCACAGGCTTCTTTGGCGAAGAGGGTACCCGCACCGATGGACGCAACCTGATCGAAGAAGCCCAGGAGATGGGCTACACAGTTGTCTACACCCGTGAGCAGTTGCAAGACCTGCCTGAGGGTGCCACCAAGGTCTTAGGTATCTTTGCAGCGGAAGACACCTACAACGACACCACAGAAGAAGCCAACGCCGAAGCAGGGCTGGACAACTACGGACAGCCGGGCAACGAAAACCCGCCCACTGTGGCTGAAATGCTGGCAGCTGCCCTGCCTATTCTCAATCAAGACCCAGATGGCTTTATGGTGGTGCTGGAAGAGGAAGGCACCGATAACTTCGGCAACAACAACAATGGTCGGGGACTGATCGAGGCCACCCAGCGGGCAGATGATGCGATTGGGGTAGCAATGGGCTTCATCAATAATGAAGACCCCAATACGCTGCTGGTCACGTCTGCCGACAGCAATGCGGGCGGACCTCAGGTGTATGACGTTGACGAGGCGGATGAACCTGTTGGCTTCGTTGAAACAAACCCCACCCTACCCAATCGCTCTGATGCCATTGACGTGCCCCTTGATGGACAGGAGGGACGCAACACCGAACCCTTTGTTGCGGCAGCTGCTGCCAACGGCAATGAGTATCCCTTTGGGATTGCCTATGCCACGCTGAACGATGTACCCGACGGCGTATTGACCAAAACCTACGGTCTAAACGCGGGAGATTTGCCCAGCTCCCACGAAAATACCTACATCTATGAGCTGATGTACCGGACGTTGTTTGGTCAAAACGCGCTGCCCACGCTCATTGAAGGCACCCCACAGGCAGAAACGCTGCTGGGGGGTCCCGATCGCGACTTGATTCGAGGCAATGAGGGTGATGACACGATTGCAGGCTCGGTTAACGATGACTTTCTCTATGGTGAGGAAGGCGATGACTTGATTCGAGGTGACTTAAACACAGTTCAGGCAGGCGGTAATGCCGGTGGCGATGATTTCATCAGCGGCGGCCTTGGCAATGATAGTCTCTATGGCCAGGGCGGTGATGATCAGATTTATGGCGGCGAAGGCGATGACTTGCTCTTTGGTGACGCAGGTGATGACTTGCTCTTTGGTGGGCCGGGTCAGGATCTCCTATTTGGTGGAGAGGGTCGCGATCGCTTTGCCCTCGCATCTGGTGAGGATGGCGATGTCGATATGTTTAGCGACTTCCGAATTGGTGAAGACTTTATTGTCATGATGGAGGGAGTGGGATTTGAGCAACTTGCCTTCTCCCAAAGCGGCGGCAGCACCGTCATCAGCGCCAATGACCGCATGTTAGCAATGGTTCGCGGTATCAACAGCGATGATTTGATTGTTGCGGCAGAGAGTACGTTCGTCTCAATGGCATAG
- a CDS encoding LysR substrate-binding domain-containing protein: protein MELRHLRYFVAVAEELHFGRAAQRLLIAQQPLSRQIRDLEAEIGVELFHRTKRTIRLTEAGHVFLTEARKTLQQAEHAILLAQQTGRGEIGRLVVGFTGPALNTVLPKIVRRFKDKHPQIQLGLERLHTNEQVEALRSQQIQAGLLHPPIAGRSLITEVIHREGLVAILPDSHRLAQSKRISLGALAHEPFILYPRHVGPMLYDRILGLCQQAGFSPRIVQEVVPQQTILGLVAAEIGVSLLHASAEAVAPTGVVLRPLVEPTPELELAVAWNPEIAHPVLPAFLTIVREVTCQL from the coding sequence ATGGAATTGCGGCACCTGCGCTACTTTGTGGCGGTAGCAGAAGAACTCCATTTTGGGCGAGCCGCTCAAAGACTCCTCATCGCTCAGCAGCCTTTAAGCCGTCAAATCCGCGATTTAGAAGCTGAGATTGGGGTGGAGTTATTTCACCGGACTAAGCGCACCATTCGCTTAACAGAAGCAGGGCATGTCTTTTTAACAGAAGCTCGCAAAACCCTCCAGCAAGCAGAACATGCGATTCTACTCGCGCAGCAAACCGGACGGGGCGAAATTGGAAGATTGGTAGTGGGCTTTACAGGTCCAGCCCTCAACACGGTTTTGCCCAAAATCGTCCGGCGATTCAAGGACAAGCATCCTCAAATTCAATTGGGGTTGGAACGACTACACACCAATGAACAAGTCGAGGCACTGCGATCGCAACAGATTCAGGCAGGCTTATTGCATCCACCGATTGCAGGCCGCTCCCTCATAACAGAGGTGATTCATCGAGAGGGTTTAGTGGCTATTTTGCCAGACTCCCATCGATTAGCTCAGTCTAAACGCATCTCTCTAGGGGCACTTGCCCATGAACCATTCATTCTCTATCCCCGGCATGTGGGGCCTATGCTGTACGATCGCATTCTGGGATTGTGCCAACAAGCAGGATTTAGTCCAAGGATTGTCCAGGAAGTTGTTCCTCAGCAAACGATTCTAGGTTTGGTGGCTGCAGAGATTGGAGTTTCCCTACTGCACGCCTCAGCAGAAGCGGTTGCCCCTACTGGCGTCGTACTTCGGCCTCTTGTAGAACCCACACCTGAGTTGGAGCTTGCCGTTGCCTGGAATCCAGAAATCGCACATCCCGTATTACCTGCTTTTTTGACGATTGTTCGTGAGGTCACCTGCCAACTTTGA
- a CDS encoding DUF4385 domain-containing protein, with the protein MKEFDYSLDFKAIDFRQHPELYRIGRGEQGVLLVEPYKSEILPYWRFKTPEIARHSANKIYSLFLQYKTEGDFVGMDMARKFLQMGYTRARRYANHKSGRKYAAGSKMVLPREEDPIKAQSAQIFYEQWQLAKTDPEYMRLSERHRDQYEYAETAVAKDSGS; encoded by the coding sequence ATGAAGGAATTTGATTACTCACTCGATTTCAAGGCGATCGACTTTCGACAGCATCCAGAACTGTATCGAATTGGTCGGGGCGAACAAGGCGTTTTGCTGGTTGAACCCTACAAGAGTGAGATTTTGCCCTACTGGAGATTCAAGACCCCAGAAATTGCCCGTCACTCTGCTAACAAAATCTATAGCCTGTTCCTTCAATACAAGACGGAAGGCGATTTTGTAGGGATGGACATGGCCCGAAAGTTTTTGCAGATGGGTTACACGCGCGCTCGTCGTTACGCCAATCACAAGTCAGGACGCAAATATGCAGCAGGCTCCAAAATGGTTCTGCCCCGCGAAGAAGATCCGATCAAAGCCCAATCTGCCCAGATTTTCTATGAGCAGTGGCAATTGGCTAAGACTGACCCAGAGTATATGCGGCTGAGCGAGCGTCACCGAGATCAGTACGAATATGCTGAAACCGCTGTCGCTAAAGATTCAGGCTCGTAA
- a CDS encoding alpha/beta hydrolase — MPLDFLLRWLTSLLTIALLGGGGYILYQWYEGELVSDRWLILSVVMLLWSFLGFLPILLFRRPGRDEPKPIRSDRVQQIARPDGSEIWVEFYGPDQAPTIILTHGWGPDSLVWYYAKKQLSDQFRLIVWDLPGLGKSKKPKNRDYSLEKYARDLEAVLDLAGDQPVVLLGHSMGGMILLTFCRLFPEHLRRRVAGLIVVDSTYTNPLRTTILSNLLLALQKPVLEPLLYLSIALSPLLWLTTWLSYLSGFPLLTTEISGFTGRETRGQLNFSTLIGLKASPGILARGTLAMLRFHEAETLPQIPVPTLVVVGKSDIATRPFANQHISQEVPQAELAVLSPAGHMGLMERNQQFAEVVRVFSADCLGLKR, encoded by the coding sequence ATGCCTCTTGATTTCCTCTTGCGTTGGCTAACGAGCCTGCTGACAATCGCCCTTCTAGGAGGCGGAGGATACATTCTTTATCAGTGGTATGAAGGCGAATTAGTCAGCGATCGTTGGTTGATTCTGAGTGTAGTCATGTTGCTCTGGTCCTTTTTGGGATTTCTTCCCATTCTGCTGTTTCGCCGTCCCGGTCGAGATGAACCCAAACCCATCCGCAGCGATCGAGTGCAGCAGATTGCCCGACCTGATGGCAGCGAAATCTGGGTTGAGTTTTACGGTCCTGATCAGGCTCCCACAATCATCCTGACGCATGGCTGGGGACCCGATAGTCTGGTTTGGTATTACGCCAAAAAGCAACTGAGCGATCAGTTTCGCCTGATCGTATGGGATTTACCGGGTCTGGGCAAATCCAAAAAGCCCAAAAACCGCGACTATTCCCTAGAAAAATATGCCCGTGACCTGGAAGCCGTTCTTGATTTGGCAGGCGATCAGCCAGTCGTGTTGCTGGGACATAGTATGGGAGGCATGATCCTCCTAACGTTCTGCCGCCTTTTTCCAGAGCATTTACGACGACGAGTGGCGGGGTTAATTGTCGTCGATTCAACCTATACCAATCCCCTAAGAACAACCATCCTCAGCAACTTGTTGCTGGCATTGCAGAAACCTGTACTGGAACCGTTGCTCTATCTGTCGATCGCCCTTTCACCCTTGCTCTGGCTCACAACTTGGTTGAGTTACTTGAGCGGGTTCCCGTTACTCACCACTGAGATTTCTGGATTTACAGGCAGAGAAACCCGAGGACAGCTTAATTTCTCTACGTTGATTGGGCTAAAAGCATCTCCTGGCATCTTGGCACGAGGGACGCTGGCAATGCTGAGATTCCATGAAGCGGAGACATTACCTCAAATCCCCGTTCCCACATTGGTTGTGGTCGGAAAATCTGATATTGCTACCCGACCTTTTGCCAACCAGCACATCAGTCAGGAAGTGCCGCAAGCAGAACTCGCCGTATTGTCCCCTGCTGGACACATGGGGCTGATGGAGCGCAATCAGCAGTTTGCAGAAGTGGTTCGGGTATTCAGTGCAGATTGTCTAGGGCTGAAAAGGTGA
- a CDS encoding alpha/beta hydrolase, protein MSTPSQIERNDFFVTSDPGIEIAVREVRSGNASQVPILLIHGGGPGGTASFDLNVSGYSLAANFAQAGHPVYVMNLRGWEGSTRPDALNQPSENNSPAVTSDEAVRDIGAVVDAMRQRHQGEPVALVGWATGGHWAGMYTSRNNDKVSHLVMLNSLYGVEAPWELQSSFEDPNRPGTFDSSGGAYRLNDAEGLIAAWSRTIPVDDKSQWRDPQVVAAYQQAALASDPTSETRNPPSMRIPAAYRLESYNLSRGQKYWDAADITVPTLVLRGELDFWSRPEDVQALKAELINAPRVETVTIPDGTHYLFNDRPERGRDRFIQEVLAFIGR, encoded by the coding sequence ATGTCTACCCCATCTCAAATTGAACGTAATGATTTCTTTGTCACCAGCGATCCAGGAATTGAAATTGCCGTTCGAGAAGTGCGTTCGGGGAATGCTTCACAAGTTCCTATTTTGCTCATTCATGGAGGTGGCCCTGGCGGCACGGCTTCCTTTGATTTGAATGTTTCAGGCTATTCTCTGGCAGCCAATTTTGCTCAAGCAGGGCATCCCGTTTATGTAATGAATCTTCGAGGTTGGGAAGGTTCAACTCGCCCTGATGCCCTCAATCAGCCGTCAGAAAACAATTCCCCTGCAGTCACATCTGATGAAGCGGTGCGCGATATTGGGGCAGTAGTCGATGCGATGCGGCAACGCCATCAGGGAGAACCTGTGGCACTGGTGGGTTGGGCAACTGGGGGACATTGGGCGGGGATGTACACCAGTCGGAATAACGACAAGGTGAGCCATCTCGTCATGCTCAATAGTCTTTATGGAGTAGAGGCTCCCTGGGAACTGCAATCGTCCTTTGAAGATCCCAACCGTCCCGGTACATTCGATTCTAGTGGTGGAGCTTATCGCCTCAATGATGCGGAAGGGCTAATCGCTGCGTGGAGCAGAACAATTCCCGTGGACGATAAAAGTCAGTGGCGTGATCCGCAAGTCGTAGCAGCCTATCAGCAAGCCGCCCTTGCTAGTGATCCCACTAGCGAAACGCGCAATCCTCCCAGTATGCGAATTCCGGCAGCCTATCGGTTGGAAAGTTATAACCTCTCAAGGGGGCAAAAATATTGGGATGCTGCAGATATTACGGTTCCAACCCTGGTTCTGCGAGGAGAGCTAGATTTCTGGTCAAGACCCGAAGATGTGCAGGCTCTTAAAGCAGAGCTAATCAATGCTCCTAGAGTAGAAACGGTTACCATTCCAGATGGGACTCACTACCTCTTTAATGACCGCCCAGAACGAGGACGCGATCGCTTTATCCAGGAAGTTCTGGCATTTATTGGGAGATAG